One window of uncultured Methanoregula sp. genomic DNA carries:
- a CDS encoding ATPase, which translates to MKTEVLRDIKKAEEEYQTMISKAQEEKKQKHSQAELEADNLVTKAQSNAEQYKKLKLEEARHQAALKHAEIIKSGNQRAAALKEKGEKNLSKAVQLLVLRFKEQLHVKA; encoded by the coding sequence ATGAAGACTGAGGTCCTAAGAGACATCAAGAAAGCTGAAGAAGAGTACCAAACGATGATCAGCAAGGCCCAGGAAGAGAAGAAGCAGAAGCATTCTCAGGCTGAGCTAGAAGCTGATAACCTGGTAACAAAAGCGCAGAGCAATGCAGAACAATACAAAAAGCTGAAACTGGAAGAAGCACGGCACCAGGCGGCACTTAAGCACGCTGAAATCATAAAAAGCGGCAATCAGCGCGCAGCAGCACTCAAGGAGAAAGGGGAGAAGAACCTTTCGAAAGCAGTGCAGCTGCTGGTTTTACGGTTTAAGGAGCAGCTGCATGTTAAAGCCTAA
- a CDS encoding alpha/beta hydrolase yields MMYPLADEFLLISGDHSFLLVGRAGAFFGLRIETFGNEYSQTIEPDDLVAVSAPEGGALEPACMLAEFVRTYRMPLIVLPRDHPGSNRFSYLVSAGPVINTSCSIRRGTHPEQHLICSSDELAGIVLQGCSGGVEISGLPGTIVPRYVKSRIITEFS; encoded by the coding sequence ATGATGTATCCTCTGGCTGATGAGTTCCTGCTCATCAGCGGGGATCATTCTTTTTTACTCGTTGGAAGAGCGGGTGCTTTTTTTGGCTTGCGCATAGAAACGTTCGGAAATGAGTACAGCCAGACCATTGAGCCCGACGATCTTGTTGCGGTTTCGGCACCGGAAGGCGGGGCCCTGGAGCCGGCCTGCATGCTTGCCGAGTTTGTCCGGACCTACCGTATGCCCTTAATTGTCCTCCCGAGGGATCACCCCGGCTCGAACCGGTTTTCCTATCTTGTCTCGGCGGGTCCCGTGATCAACACCAGCTGCTCGATCAGACGGGGTACCCATCCCGAGCAGCACCTGATCTGCTCAAGCGATGAGCTGGCGGGAATCGTGCTTCAGGGATGTTCCGGTGGCGTGGAGATCTCCGGCCTTCCCGGAACAATTGTTCCCCGGTACGTAAAAAGCCGTATAATAACCGAATTTTCCTGA
- a CDS encoding KaiC domain-containing protein, whose amino-acid sequence MNAERVKVGIVGLDDMLGGGLIAGSICSLIGTYGTGKTTFSLEFVWEGLKKGESIIYISLEEREERILLYMRQKGWDVEPFLNKSLFVIKLDPTDFNLANNRIKNELPRLIEKVKASRVVIDPISLFEDLFTSDSERRQEMFRFIEGLRDKQCTIMMTSETDRDNVFSSRHALIEYLSDTVILLRYVRPSDLTDVHLALEVVKMRMSSHSREIKPYELMQDQVLVYSEANVF is encoded by the coding sequence ATGAACGCAGAGCGGGTCAAGGTCGGTATTGTCGGGCTCGACGATATGCTGGGTGGGGGGTTGATCGCGGGGAGCATCTGTTCCCTCATCGGTACCTATGGTACAGGAAAGACAACGTTCTCCCTGGAATTTGTCTGGGAAGGGCTCAAAAAGGGCGAGAGCATCATCTATATCAGTCTCGAAGAGCGCGAAGAGCGTATCCTGCTCTACATGCGGCAGAAAGGCTGGGACGTGGAGCCGTTCCTGAACAAATCCCTTTTTGTGATCAAACTCGACCCCACCGATTTCAATCTCGCCAACAACCGCATCAAGAACGAGCTGCCCAGGCTCATCGAGAAAGTGAAGGCCAGCAGGGTAGTTATCGATCCGATCTCCCTTTTCGAGGATCTCTTTACCTCAGATTCCGAGCGACGCCAGGAGATGTTCCGGTTCATCGAGGGGCTTCGCGACAAACAGTGTACGATCATGATGACCTCGGAGACCGACCGGGACAATGTCTTCTCAAGCCGGCATGCCCTCATCGAATACCTGTCAGATACGGTGATTTTACTCCGCTATGTCCGCCCGTCCGATCTGACCGATGTCCACCTGGCACTCGAGGTGGTAAAAATGAGGATGTCCTCCCATTCCCGGGAGATCAAACCCTACGAGCTGATGCAGGACCAGGTGCTCGTATATTCCGAGGCAAACGTCTTCTGA
- a CDS encoding pro-sigmaK processing inhibitor BofA family protein, producing MTDLLVAAILIILIIAIVWFLVKKLAVLVVNAILGIICLFLLNFLHVMQWIGKPDLGYNLATILICAVGGLPGVLILVLLNILGITI from the coding sequence ATGACCGATTTGCTTGTTGCGGCTATTCTCATCATCCTGATCATCGCGATTGTCTGGTTTCTGGTAAAAAAACTCGCGGTACTGGTAGTGAACGCCATTCTCGGGATCATATGCCTCTTTCTCCTCAACTTCCTTCACGTGATGCAGTGGATCGGCAAACCCGATCTCGGGTATAACCTGGCAACTATCCTTATCTGTGCGGTTGGCGGACTTCCCGGCGTCCTTATCCTGGTTCTTCTCAATATCCTGGGAATAACGATATAA
- a CDS encoding type II/IV secretion system ATPase subunit has protein sequence MPMPEFFKSLFHKTRNEEKGPLEPVPATGLPPETTDSPLVPPAPHNPSASYSRYFRFLKGTEKTAIEEYDFDRHGPLTTAEIPENYEYVDEYWVEKGRSLIVIALNQKTNLKEYLLFEPSLSDFEYELLERLHEDLRDVLILTSEEIKKDRRQVLLEKIRDLLVDYGLELEPLTLFKLQYYLIRNFIGWSRIDPLMKDPLLEDISCDGNRIPVFLYHRKYRNIKTNIAFEADVLNSLAITLAQRSGKHISTGSPMIDATLPDGSRLQLTLGTEITTRGTSFTIRKFREEPFSPVELMENGTFNADALVYFWLAIENNKSLLFIGGTASGKTTSLNAVSLFIPPVAKVVSIEDTREITLFHDNWIASVTREALTDGGNAINMFDLLRAAMRQRPEFILVGEVRGPEAQTLFQAMNTGHTTFSTMHAGSVDAAIHRLESEPLNVPRNMMAALNIISVQALIYRGVERVRRVQEIVEIAGIDPSTGNLQVNNVFVYDPIRDIFTYTGRSQIYADIAEKRGWTRDQLESEIQLRKSILNAMKQQEITDYISVASLFHAYNIDAPGVLANLGDLRKVLQ, from the coding sequence ATGCCGATGCCGGAATTCTTCAAGTCACTGTTCCATAAAACCCGTAACGAGGAGAAGGGACCACTAGAACCGGTTCCCGCAACCGGATTGCCGCCGGAAACAACCGATAGCCCGCTTGTTCCCCCGGCTCCCCATAACCCCTCAGCCTCGTACAGCCGGTATTTTCGTTTCCTGAAAGGAACGGAAAAAACTGCCATTGAAGAGTACGATTTCGACCGGCACGGACCTCTTACCACCGCCGAAATCCCGGAAAACTACGAGTATGTCGACGAATACTGGGTGGAGAAAGGCCGCTCGCTCATTGTTATCGCCCTGAACCAGAAGACAAACCTGAAAGAATATCTCCTGTTTGAACCATCCCTCTCGGATTTCGAGTACGAGCTGCTCGAACGACTCCATGAAGACCTGCGGGATGTGCTTATCCTCACTTCGGAAGAGATCAAGAAGGACCGCCGGCAGGTTCTCCTGGAAAAGATCCGCGATCTCCTGGTGGACTACGGCCTTGAACTTGAACCCCTCACCCTTTTCAAGCTCCAGTATTATCTTATCCGGAACTTCATCGGGTGGTCCCGTATCGATCCGCTTATGAAGGACCCTCTTCTCGAGGATATTTCCTGCGATGGCAACAGGATTCCCGTCTTCCTGTACCACCGGAAATACCGGAACATCAAGACCAATATCGCGTTCGAGGCCGATGTTCTCAATTCCCTTGCCATCACCCTTGCCCAGCGCTCCGGCAAGCACATCTCCACCGGGTCACCGATGATTGATGCTACCCTGCCCGACGGGTCACGGCTTCAGCTCACCCTTGGCACGGAGATCACGACCCGGGGTACCTCGTTCACCATACGGAAATTCAGGGAAGAGCCGTTCTCCCCGGTTGAGCTGATGGAGAACGGGACGTTCAATGCCGATGCCCTTGTCTATTTCTGGCTGGCGATCGAGAACAACAAAAGCCTTCTTTTCATCGGGGGAACTGCATCGGGGAAGACCACGTCCCTTAACGCTGTATCCCTCTTCATTCCCCCGGTTGCAAAAGTGGTGAGCATCGAGGATACCCGTGAGATCACCCTGTTTCACGACAACTGGATCGCGAGTGTGACGCGGGAAGCACTGACTGATGGCGGAAACGCCATCAACATGTTCGATCTCCTGCGGGCTGCAATGCGTCAGCGTCCCGAATTCATCCTGGTAGGTGAAGTGCGGGGTCCCGAAGCCCAGACGCTCTTCCAGGCAATGAACACCGGCCACACAACGTTTTCGACCATGCACGCAGGAAGCGTGGACGCGGCTATCCACCGGCTGGAAAGCGAACCATTGAACGTGCCACGAAACATGATGGCGGCCCTCAACATCATCAGTGTCCAGGCCCTGATCTACCGGGGCGTTGAACGGGTCCGCCGGGTCCAGGAGATTGTCGAGATCGCCGGTATCGATCCCTCCACCGGGAACCTGCAGGTCAACAACGTCTTCGTGTACGACCCGATCCGGGATATCTTCACATACACGGGGCGATCCCAGATCTATGCGGACATCGCCGAGAAGCGGGGCTGGACGCGGGACCAGCTCGAGTCCGAGATCCAGCTCCGGAAATCCATCCTGAACGCAATGAAACAACAGGAGATAACCGATTACATCTCGGTTGCCTCGCTCTTCCACGCGTATAATATCGATGCCCCCGGCGTGCTTGCCAATCTTGGTGATCTTCGTAAGGTATTGCAATGA
- a CDS encoding ATPase domain-containing protein, with product MQDFAKQKTPTGITSLDPILNGGVPRGSVILLLGDIGAGSYEFAFSSIVKVLELMKENKTIPDVQVPEEIRYITFTRVKEDVQQEIRSSFNIEGLDQLIAGIKFDDLSELYFDNSVVPDEWYSHSDIITRLQNRSGKEGLLLQLSNVINDIKPNSLVVLDSVTDIATQSSIPNIWQNLTGFLRGLQRISKQRGITSYLLLSEGILDPSREKELADIADAVMLFEWEETTGARRQRVMYFEKFRGIMSHLEERDLVKFAVKISMQDGFEVRNIRVVI from the coding sequence ATGCAGGATTTTGCAAAACAAAAAACACCCACCGGGATCACATCCCTCGATCCTATCCTTAACGGGGGGGTTCCCCGGGGGTCTGTGATTCTTCTTCTCGGGGATATCGGAGCGGGCAGCTACGAATTCGCCTTCAGTTCGATTGTCAAAGTGCTGGAACTCATGAAAGAGAACAAAACCATACCGGATGTCCAGGTTCCCGAAGAGATCCGGTATATCACGTTCACCCGGGTCAAGGAGGATGTCCAGCAGGAGATACGCAGTTCTTTCAATATCGAAGGTCTCGACCAGCTCATCGCCGGGATAAAATTCGATGATCTCTCCGAGCTCTACTTTGACAACAGTGTTGTGCCGGACGAATGGTACAGCCACAGCGACATCATCACCCGGCTCCAGAACCGTTCCGGAAAAGAGGGCCTCCTCCTCCAGCTCTCAAACGTCATCAATGATATCAAACCCAACAGTCTCGTTGTGCTGGACTCCGTCACCGACATTGCAACCCAGTCGTCGATCCCCAACATCTGGCAGAACCTCACCGGCTTTTTGCGGGGGCTTCAGAGAATCTCCAAGCAGCGGGGGATCACTTCCTATCTCCTGCTCAGTGAGGGGATTCTCGATCCTTCCCGGGAAAAAGAGCTTGCGGATATCGCTGACGCCGTCATGCTCTTTGAGTGGGAGGAGACGACCGGCGCACGACGCCAGCGGGTAATGTATTTCGAGAAGTTCCGGGGTATCATGTCTCACCTTGAAGAGCGGGACCTGGTGAAATTTGCGGTCAAGATCTCGATGCAGGACGGATTTGAAGTGAGAAATATCCGGGTGGTTATATGA
- a CDS encoding type II secretion system F family protein, whose product MIARDYVREWISLDPIRYNSLHGDMLSARVGMTLEQYLWRTVQVSILTGVLFAIIGYFASVILTYRVTLERGGIYNVLNIQLPTFFDFLHPGEYIPAVIVIISFFFGCYLGYLLMLKLPGIEKTSRAIKINLTLHNAVAYMYAMRRGGAQMMTIFRCLSDRANIYGEVALEFRQIVRDADFFGYDVVTAIRHLAETTPSEKLKNFLDDLLSVIESGGDMGDFLSLRVRLYQEEARFEQKQFLNILSLVAESYVTLFVAGPLFLIIILVVMAMMGGSAVLQLALITYAVMPIGSVIFILLVDLISIKGEKTERYVKTKWLHVYSHVRIYKKEDDEHQFAQLRKYDQVRNFVHHLKHPLETFVSNATHTLYVTVPVAALYLVFVLVNVRHYANLETYINVVDDHIIIAILIVLIPYAIFYELWSRKVLGIQELIPDFLERMAGINQVGLTVSQAINIMVNTNLGLLSYEIKRIKRDMDWGANFSEALMRFEERISTPSIARTVTLVTKASEMSGQIGEVLSIASSDAKMSEVLKKERLSEMFIYTAIVYLSFFVFLFVVGVLTIQFLPMLTGIPTKGIPQTGIVAGMGAIQIATSSRILYHACLIQALFSGLIAGQMGESSVAAGVKHSCILLIIALVAFNFFIVNPVVL is encoded by the coding sequence ATGATTGCACGGGATTACGTCCGCGAATGGATCAGCCTCGATCCGATCAGGTACAACAGCCTCCACGGCGATATGCTCTCCGCCCGGGTGGGTATGACCCTCGAGCAGTATCTCTGGAGAACGGTTCAGGTCTCGATCCTTACAGGTGTTCTCTTTGCGATAATCGGGTACTTCGCCAGTGTTATCCTGACATACCGGGTGACTCTCGAACGGGGGGGTATCTACAATGTCCTCAACATCCAGCTCCCGACGTTCTTTGATTTTCTTCATCCCGGGGAGTATATTCCCGCTGTCATCGTAATCATCTCGTTTTTCTTCGGGTGTTATCTCGGCTACCTCCTGATGCTGAAACTGCCCGGCATCGAGAAGACCAGCCGGGCCATCAAGATCAATCTCACCCTGCACAACGCGGTAGCCTACATGTATGCGATGCGGAGAGGGGGTGCCCAGATGATGACGATCTTCCGCTGCCTGTCGGATCGTGCGAACATTTACGGGGAAGTGGCTCTCGAATTCCGGCAGATCGTCCGGGATGCCGACTTTTTCGGGTACGATGTGGTGACTGCCATCCGTCACCTTGCCGAAACAACGCCCTCGGAAAAACTCAAGAATTTCCTTGACGATCTCCTCTCGGTGATCGAGAGCGGGGGGGATATGGGGGATTTCCTGTCGCTGCGTGTCCGGCTTTACCAGGAAGAGGCACGGTTCGAGCAAAAGCAGTTCCTCAATATCCTCTCCCTTGTTGCCGAGTCCTACGTCACCCTCTTTGTTGCAGGGCCCCTCTTCCTCATTATTATCCTGGTCGTCATGGCGATGATGGGAGGAAGTGCGGTCCTCCAGCTGGCGCTAATCACCTACGCCGTTATGCCCATCGGGTCGGTTATCTTCATTCTCCTTGTAGATCTGATCTCGATCAAGGGTGAGAAGACCGAACGATATGTCAAGACGAAGTGGCTGCACGTCTACTCCCATGTCAGGATCTACAAGAAGGAAGACGATGAACACCAGTTTGCCCAGCTCAGAAAATACGACCAGGTGCGAAACTTTGTCCACCACCTTAAGCATCCTCTCGAGACATTCGTGAGCAATGCAACCCACACGCTGTATGTAACGGTCCCCGTTGCAGCGCTCTACCTGGTTTTTGTTCTCGTGAACGTCAGGCACTACGCAAACCTTGAGACATATATCAACGTGGTCGACGATCATATCATCATCGCCATCCTGATCGTGCTCATCCCGTATGCGATCTTCTACGAACTCTGGTCCCGCAAAGTCCTGGGCATCCAGGAGCTGATCCCGGATTTTCTTGAACGGATGGCGGGTATCAACCAGGTGGGACTGACGGTCTCCCAGGCGATTAACATCATGGTGAATACGAACCTCGGGCTCCTCAGCTACGAGATCAAGCGGATCAAGCGGGACATGGACTGGGGCGCGAATTTCTCCGAGGCTCTCATGCGTTTCGAGGAGCGGATCAGTACGCCATCCATTGCGAGAACGGTCACGCTGGTTACCAAGGCCAGCGAGATGAGCGGGCAGATCGGGGAAGTGCTTTCGATTGCCTCAAGCGATGCCAAGATGTCCGAAGTACTGAAAAAAGAGCGGCTCTCCGAGATGTTCATCTATACCGCTATCGTTTATCTCTCGTTCTTTGTCTTCCTGTTTGTCGTGGGAGTCCTGACTATCCAGTTCCTTCCGATGCTCACTGGCATTCCTACAAAAGGAATCCCCCAGACCGGAATAGTGGCAGGGATGGGGGCCATCCAGATCGCGACCTCATCGCGGATCCTCTACCATGCCTGCCTGATCCAGGCCCTCTTCTCGGGGCTTATCGCCGGCCAGATGGGGGAATCGTCGGTAGCGGCAGGTGTGAAACACTCCTGTATCCTTCTCATTATTGCGCTGGTTGCTTTCAACTTCTTCATCGTCAATCCGGTCGTTCTATAA